Proteins encoded in a region of the Sphingomonas sp. HMP9 genome:
- a CDS encoding FadR/GntR family transcriptional regulator, whose amino-acid sequence MAIDMTDGDVLPTTAIAGRNLTHGMLDTLGRAIVTGRYEHRPFPTEAEIAKTHGVSRSVTREAVKMLTAKGLVSARPRQGTVVQPASAWNLFDTDVLRWTLERKFSVELLRHFNQLRIAIEPEAAALAARFGDAADEVAIRTGLAQMEAGEAGTTDPLEADIAFHMAILRASKNPFYAQFQSVVSTALRTSIRFTNRIKGRSANIADHAAVADAIVARDPAAARIAMTRIIGDVLTLIGEE is encoded by the coding sequence ATGGCGATCGATATGACAGACGGCGACGTTCTCCCGACCACCGCGATTGCGGGCCGCAATCTCACGCATGGGATGCTCGACACGCTCGGGCGGGCGATCGTCACCGGACGCTACGAACATCGACCGTTCCCGACCGAAGCGGAGATCGCGAAGACTCATGGGGTCAGCCGATCGGTGACGCGCGAGGCGGTCAAGATGCTGACTGCCAAGGGCCTGGTCAGTGCTCGGCCCAGGCAAGGCACCGTGGTGCAACCGGCGAGCGCCTGGAACCTGTTCGATACCGACGTCCTGCGGTGGACGCTGGAGCGCAAGTTCTCGGTCGAACTGCTGCGACATTTCAATCAGCTGCGGATCGCCATCGAGCCCGAGGCGGCTGCGCTCGCGGCACGTTTCGGGGATGCCGCGGACGAGGTGGCGATCCGTACGGGACTCGCACAGATGGAGGCGGGTGAGGCCGGGACGACCGATCCGCTCGAAGCCGATATCGCGTTCCACATGGCGATCCTGCGGGCCTCGAAAAACCCGTTCTACGCGCAGTTCCAGTCGGTCGTGTCGACCGCGCTGCGGACGTCGATCCGCTTCACCAACCGCATCAAGGGGCGTTCCGCGAATATCGCCGATCATGCCGCGGTGGCGGACGCGATCGTTGCGCGCGATCCCGCAGCGGCACGAATCGCAATGACCCGGATCATCGGCGACGTCCTGACGCTCATCGGCGAAGAATAA
- a CDS encoding 2-dehydro-3-deoxygalactonokinase, whose protein sequence is MVAFIAVDWGTTNRRAFLIKDGRVVATERDDRGAATVPAGAYEAEVAGIRARLGDVPVLLAGMVGSNIGWRSVPYVAAPAGLADVAAALERIDDRTAIVPGLSYRDGLHADVMRGEEVQLLGAVAADLVPPDALLCQPGTHCKWATVEGGRITKFTTAMTGELFALLRAHGVLSRQLGHPVEPGSAFLDGVAEGAKRDLAASLFAIRARGVLGLADDRHAASFASGLLIGADTAARIGHGATVHILADAALGALYASAIDALSGTAHHIDSQVAFVAGITRIQDLAA, encoded by the coding sequence ATGGTGGCATTCATTGCAGTCGATTGGGGCACGACCAACCGGCGTGCGTTCCTCATCAAGGACGGCAGAGTCGTCGCAACGGAGCGGGACGATCGCGGCGCAGCGACCGTCCCGGCCGGCGCATACGAGGCGGAAGTCGCCGGCATCCGGGCGCGGCTGGGCGACGTGCCGGTGCTGCTTGCCGGCATGGTCGGATCGAACATCGGCTGGCGCAGCGTACCGTATGTCGCGGCACCCGCAGGCCTTGCGGATGTTGCCGCCGCGCTCGAGCGGATCGACGACCGGACCGCGATCGTGCCCGGGCTGTCGTACCGCGACGGGCTGCACGCCGATGTGATGCGCGGCGAGGAGGTCCAGCTGCTTGGCGCGGTCGCGGCCGACCTCGTTCCGCCTGACGCCCTCCTCTGCCAGCCCGGCACGCACTGCAAATGGGCGACCGTCGAAGGCGGCAGGATCACAAAGTTCACCACCGCGATGACCGGCGAACTCTTCGCCCTTCTCCGCGCGCACGGCGTCCTGTCACGCCAACTCGGCCACCCGGTCGAGCCTGGGTCAGCATTCCTCGACGGCGTCGCGGAGGGGGCGAAACGCGATCTCGCCGCCAGCCTGTTCGCGATCCGGGCGCGCGGTGTGCTCGGGCTGGCCGACGACCGCCACGCCGCTTCGTTCGCCAGCGGGCTGCTGATCGGCGCAGATACCGCCGCGCGGATCGGGCACGGCGCAACGGTTCATATCCTCGCCGACGCCGCGCTCGGGGCACTCTATGCCAGCGCGATCGATGCGCTGAGCGGCACGGCGCACCATATCGACAGTCAGGTCGCGTTCGTGGCCGGCATCACTCGCATCCAGGATCTTGCAGCATGA
- a CDS encoding 2-dehydro-3-deoxy-6-phosphogalactonate aldolase: MIPPTTPPTKHRQAFDDAFARCPLIAILRGVKPDEVETIGDALVAAGFTILEVPMNSPDPLDSIARLARRFEGRAVVGAGTVLRVEDVAAVGAAGGTLIIAPNANVRVIAAAADKGYVALPGIATPTEAFAALDAGAAALKLFPAEAASPAVLKAMRAILPKDARVLPVGGIVPEVMADWRKAGAAGFGLGSALFAPGMSAADVGARATKFIETWQAG; the protein is encoded by the coding sequence ATGATTCCCCCCACGACTCCCCCCACTAAGCACCGCCAGGCCTTCGACGACGCCTTTGCCAGATGCCCGCTGATCGCGATCCTGCGCGGCGTGAAGCCCGATGAGGTCGAGACGATCGGCGACGCGCTGGTCGCGGCGGGCTTCACGATCCTCGAAGTGCCGATGAACTCGCCCGATCCGCTCGACAGCATCGCGCGACTGGCGCGCCGGTTCGAAGGCCGTGCGGTCGTCGGCGCGGGCACGGTGCTGCGCGTCGAGGACGTCGCGGCGGTCGGCGCGGCGGGCGGCACGCTGATCATCGCCCCGAACGCGAACGTGCGCGTGATCGCGGCCGCGGCCGATAAGGGCTATGTCGCGCTACCCGGCATCGCGACCCCGACCGAGGCGTTCGCGGCGCTCGACGCAGGCGCGGCCGCGCTGAAGCTGTTCCCCGCCGAAGCCGCCAGCCCCGCGGTGTTGAAGGCCATGCGGGCGATCCTCCCCAAGGACGCGCGCGTGCTGCCGGTCGGCGGGATCGTGCCCGAAGTGATGGCGGACTGGCGCAAGGCCGGTGCGGCGGGCTTCGGGCTGGGCTCGGCCCTGTTCGCACCCGGCATGAGCGCGGCGGATGTCGGCGCGCGGGCGACCAAATTCATCGAGACGTGGCAGGCCGGGTAA
- a CDS encoding 8-amino-7-oxononanoate synthase, translating into MMFAGQERDLARLTAADRYRSLRPRAGVDFASNDYLRLAGSDRLRAAMADALARGVAVGSGGSRLLRGNAPEHEAVEADAARFFGTEAALFFASGYVANTILFATLPQRGDLIVHDALIHASAHEGMRLTRATFVAAAHNEASAFEDAIVAWRASGGTGRVWIAVESLYSMDGDQAPLAALAEIADRHDAVLLIDEAHATGVFGTDGRGLAEALDGLENVITLRTCGKALGCEGALLCGPAVMRAFIVNRGRGFIFSTAPSPLMALAVGEALRIVADEPARRERLWALIATAGRILEPYGVAATGSQILPLVLGDAARTMHVAGAIQAAGFDVRGIRPPTVPEGGSRLRISLTLNATVADIEALGVVMGEALQ; encoded by the coding sequence ATGATGTTTGCCGGACAGGAACGAGACCTCGCCAGACTGACGGCTGCCGACCGGTACCGATCGCTCCGCCCGCGTGCCGGCGTCGACTTCGCCTCGAACGACTATCTCCGGCTCGCCGGATCGGACCGGCTGCGCGCGGCGATGGCTGATGCGTTGGCGCGCGGCGTGGCGGTGGGGTCGGGCGGATCGCGGCTGCTGCGGGGGAATGCCCCCGAGCATGAGGCGGTGGAGGCGGACGCCGCGCGGTTCTTCGGGACCGAGGCCGCGCTGTTCTTCGCAAGCGGCTATGTCGCCAACACGATCCTGTTCGCGACACTGCCACAGCGCGGCGACCTGATCGTCCACGACGCGCTGATCCATGCCAGCGCACATGAAGGCATGCGCCTCACGCGCGCGACCTTTGTCGCGGCGGCGCATAACGAGGCGAGCGCGTTCGAGGATGCGATCGTCGCGTGGCGTGCATCGGGCGGTACGGGTCGCGTGTGGATCGCGGTCGAAAGCCTCTACAGCATGGATGGCGACCAAGCCCCGCTCGCAGCGCTCGCAGAGATCGCGGACCGCCACGACGCCGTCCTCCTGATCGACGAAGCGCATGCAACCGGCGTCTTCGGCACCGACGGTCGCGGGCTGGCCGAAGCACTCGACGGGCTCGAGAACGTCATCACCCTGCGCACCTGCGGCAAGGCGCTGGGCTGCGAGGGCGCGTTGCTCTGCGGACCGGCGGTCATGCGCGCGTTCATCGTCAATCGCGGCCGCGGGTTCATCTTCTCGACCGCACCCTCGCCACTGATGGCGCTGGCGGTCGGCGAGGCGCTGCGCATCGTCGCGGACGAACCGGCGCGGCGGGAGCGGCTCTGGGCGTTGATCGCCACGGCGGGCCGCATACTCGAACCGTACGGCGTCGCGGCGACGGGATCTCAGATCCTGCCGCTGGTGCTCGGTGACGCCGCGCGGACGATGCACGTCGCGGGCGCGATCCAGGCGGCAGGGTTCGACGTGCGCGGGATACGCCCGCCGACCGTGCCCGAGGGCGGATCGCGCCTCCGGATATCGCTGACGCTCAACGCGACGGTCGCGGATATCGAGGCTCTGGGCGTGGTCATGGGAGAGGCACTGCAATGA
- the bioD gene encoding dethiobiotin synthase yields MTIVVTGTDTDIGKTVFAAGLTAALGARYWKPVQAGLADGSDAASVVTLGVPADHVLPEAYRLTTPCSPHLAAEIDGVTIDPERIGLPDIDGPLVVEGAGGVMVPVTRDLIFADLFARWGKPVVLVARTGLGTINHSLLSIEALRSRGVPILGIAFVGDAVEDSEATIATLGRVRRLGRLPRLDPLNATTLAEAFAANFDLEAFR; encoded by the coding sequence ATGACGATCGTCGTCACCGGGACGGACACCGATATCGGCAAGACCGTGTTCGCCGCCGGGCTCACCGCGGCACTGGGCGCGCGCTACTGGAAGCCGGTGCAGGCCGGACTTGCCGACGGCAGCGACGCGGCCTCGGTCGTCACGCTGGGCGTGCCGGCGGATCATGTCCTCCCCGAAGCCTACCGGCTGACGACCCCGTGCTCGCCGCATCTCGCCGCCGAAATCGACGGCGTGACGATCGATCCCGAGCGGATCGGACTGCCGGATATCGACGGTCCGCTGGTCGTCGAAGGCGCCGGCGGCGTGATGGTCCCGGTCACGCGCGACCTGATCTTCGCGGACCTGTTCGCGCGGTGGGGCAAGCCCGTCGTCCTCGTTGCGCGAACCGGGCTCGGCACGATCAACCACAGCCTGCTCTCGATCGAGGCGCTGCGCAGCCGCGGCGTCCCGATCCTCGGCATCGCGTTCGTCGGCGACGCGGTCGAGGACAGCGAGGCGACGATCGCCACGCTCGGCAGGGTCCGCCGGCTCGGCCGCCTGCCCCGCCTCGATCCGCTGAACGCCACGACGCTGGCCGAGGCGTTCGCGGCGAATTTCGACCTGGAGGCGTTCCGGTGA
- a CDS encoding adenosylmethionine--8-amino-7-oxononanoate transaminase, with protein sequence MTDSPVWHPFTQHGLREPIPLVTHAEGAALYTADGRRIVDAISSWWVTTHGHANPKIMAAIAEQAAKLDQIIFAGWTHQPAEDLARGLTAIMPPELTRVFFSDSGSTSVECALKMALGYWLDRGEDRHRILVLEHGYHGDTIGAMSVGARGVYNRAYAPLLFDVGTIPFPAAGLEQATLDALETACAAHPAAFIVEPLLLGAGGMHVYPAHILAEMRRICARHDVLFIADEVMTGWGRTGTLLACEQAGVVPDILCLSKGLTGGAIPLAVTMATEAIYQAHYGTDRARMFFHSSSYTANPIACAAANANLAIWRDEPVRDRIADLAVRQATRLEVLAQHPRIANARQIGTITAVELRGEDGYLSQIGPRLLAFFGERDLLLRPLGNTVYVMPPYCIDDADLDRIYAAIAEACDVIRH encoded by the coding sequence GTGACCGACTCCCCCGTCTGGCACCCCTTCACGCAGCACGGCCTACGCGAGCCGATCCCGCTCGTCACGCATGCCGAGGGCGCCGCGCTCTACACCGCGGATGGCCGCCGGATCGTCGATGCGATCTCGTCCTGGTGGGTCACCACGCATGGCCATGCCAACCCGAAGATCATGGCCGCGATCGCGGAGCAGGCGGCCAAACTCGACCAGATCATCTTCGCCGGCTGGACGCATCAGCCCGCCGAAGACCTCGCACGCGGCCTGACCGCGATCATGCCACCCGAACTGACGCGCGTGTTTTTCTCCGACTCAGGCTCGACCAGCGTCGAGTGCGCGCTGAAAATGGCGCTCGGCTATTGGCTCGATCGCGGCGAGGACCGCCACCGCATCCTCGTCCTCGAACACGGCTATCATGGCGACACGATCGGCGCGATGTCGGTCGGCGCGCGCGGCGTGTACAACCGTGCCTACGCGCCGCTGCTGTTCGACGTCGGGACGATCCCCTTCCCCGCCGCCGGGCTGGAGCAGGCGACGCTCGACGCCCTCGAGACGGCCTGCGCCGCGCACCCGGCGGCGTTCATCGTCGAACCGCTGCTGCTTGGCGCGGGCGGGATGCACGTCTATCCCGCGCATATCCTTGCCGAGATGCGACGCATCTGTGCGCGTCACGACGTGCTGTTCATCGCCGACGAGGTGATGACCGGCTGGGGTCGCACGGGCACGTTGCTTGCCTGCGAACAGGCGGGCGTGGTGCCCGACATCCTCTGCCTGTCGAAGGGCCTGACCGGCGGCGCGATCCCGCTCGCCGTGACGATGGCGACCGAGGCGATTTACCAGGCGCATTACGGCACCGATCGTGCGCGGATGTTCTTCCACTCGTCGAGCTACACCGCCAACCCGATCGCCTGCGCCGCCGCCAACGCGAACCTCGCAATCTGGCGCGACGAGCCGGTACGCGACCGGATCGCCGACCTTGCCGTCCGTCAGGCGACGCGGCTGGAGGTGCTCGCGCAGCATCCCCGTATCGCCAACGCGCGCCAGATCGGCACGATAACCGCGGTCGAACTGCGCGGCGAGGACGGTTACCTGTCGCAGATCGGCCCGCGCCTGCTCGCGTTCTTCGGCGAGCGCGACCTGCTGCTCCGTCCGCTCGGCAACACCGTCTACGTCATGCCGCCCTATTGCATCGACGATGCCGATCTCGACCGGATCTACGCCGCGATCGCCGAAGCATGCGACGTGATTCGACACTGA
- a CDS encoding extracellular catalytic domain type 1 short-chain-length polyhydroxyalkanoate depolymerase, with the protein MRNIADTIARMARAGAPTPRDTAPSRLTPLTAFGTNPGALLGHVYIPADLPSGAPLVVVLHGCTQTAAGYDHGSGWSRLADRAGFALLFPEQTRANNPNLCFNWFASEDTAQAGGEAESIAQMTETMIARHALDRSRVYVTGLSAGGAMTMAMLATRPDLFAGGAVIGGLAYGTATGVSQALDRMRGHGDTSDTALVDAVHSGARGHDGRWPTLAIWHGGADATVSVANADTIARQWRGVHGVDAKAVRTERVGTAVHRIWSDAQGRDVVEDWTVPGMGHGTPIDPMRGERLGAAGPFMLDVGISSTAVIARSWGLIAATDTAFAAKPAPADRIAKIAIPTTPKPAPKPRAEAPAGIQATIEHALRAAGLMR; encoded by the coding sequence GTGAGAAACATCGCCGATACCATCGCCCGCATGGCGCGTGCCGGGGCGCCGACGCCGCGTGACACGGCGCCGAGCCGCCTGACGCCGCTGACCGCGTTCGGGACGAATCCGGGTGCGCTGCTCGGCCACGTTTATATACCTGCCGACCTCCCTTCGGGCGCGCCCTTGGTCGTCGTCCTGCACGGCTGCACGCAGACCGCGGCGGGCTATGATCACGGATCGGGCTGGTCGAGGCTTGCGGATCGCGCCGGCTTTGCGCTGCTCTTCCCCGAGCAGACGCGCGCGAACAATCCCAATCTCTGCTTCAACTGGTTCGCGTCGGAGGACACCGCGCAGGCCGGTGGCGAGGCGGAGTCGATCGCGCAGATGACCGAGACGATGATCGCACGCCACGCGCTCGACCGCAGCCGCGTCTACGTCACCGGGCTGTCGGCAGGCGGTGCGATGACGATGGCGATGCTGGCCACGCGGCCCGATCTGTTCGCGGGCGGCGCGGTGATCGGTGGGCTCGCCTACGGGACCGCGACCGGCGTGTCGCAGGCGCTGGACCGCATGCGCGGGCACGGCGACACCAGCGATACCGCACTGGTCGATGCGGTGCACAGCGGCGCGCGCGGGCATGACGGGCGCTGGCCGACGCTGGCGATCTGGCACGGCGGCGCGGATGCAACCGTCAGCGTGGCGAACGCGGACACGATCGCGCGGCAGTGGCGCGGCGTTCACGGTGTCGACGCGAAGGCGGTGCGCACCGAGCGGGTAGGCACCGCGGTCCACCGGATCTGGTCGGACGCGCAGGGGCGCGATGTCGTCGAGGACTGGACCGTGCCGGGCATGGGCCACGGGACGCCGATCGACCCGATGCGCGGCGAGCGGCTGGGGGCCGCGGGGCCATTCATGCTCGATGTCGGGATTTCGAGCACGGCCGTGATCGCCAGATCCTGGGGCCTGATTGCAGCGACCGACACCGCCTTCGCAGCCAAGCCCGCGCCGGCAGACCGCATTGCGAAGATCGCGATCCCCACGACGCCAAAACCCGCGCCAAAGCCGCGCGCGGAGGCACCAGCGGGGATCCAGGCAACGATCGAGCACGCGCTCCGCGCCGCCGGGTTGATGCGGTAG
- a CDS encoding MATE family efflux transporter, with protein MTTPPRPWRTEFAATLKLAWPLVATNLAQALVGATDVAMLGRLGSDTLAAATLGLNLYLVFLLFGMGLTTAAVPMIARERGARPHAVRDIRRTARQTIWVAATLCIPSWIILWNAEAILVHLLDQDPRLAHEAARFVRAVMWGMLPSLAFLVLRAFVAALEKPAWSLVVMVGLLVVNAGLNWLLIFGHAGLPALGLLGSGMASSIANGLSFVAMAAVIVYARPFRRYRLLGRFWRPDWPRYRAVWKLGLPIAITLGFESTVFIAAVFLMGLLGTVPLAAHAIAIQIASVTFMVPLGIAQAATIRVGLASGRGDRAGIGRAGWTAFAIGEGFMVLTATLLVLAPQLLIGIILDVDAPANAPVVTLAISLLAVAAVFQVVDGAQVIGAGMLRGLGDTTVPMVFAAIGYWGIGIGVGAWLAFGRGWGGVGIWTGLATGLAVVSVLMMARWHARERLGLG; from the coding sequence ATGACCACCCCGCCTCGCCCCTGGCGCACCGAATTCGCCGCCACGCTGAAGCTCGCCTGGCCGCTGGTCGCGACGAACCTCGCGCAGGCGCTGGTCGGCGCTACCGACGTGGCGATGCTCGGGCGGCTCGGGTCGGACACGCTGGCTGCGGCGACGCTGGGGCTCAACCTCTACCTCGTCTTCCTGCTCTTCGGGATGGGCCTGACCACCGCTGCGGTGCCGATGATCGCGCGCGAGCGCGGCGCGCGGCCGCATGCGGTGCGCGATATCCGGCGGACCGCGCGCCAGACCATATGGGTCGCCGCCACGCTCTGCATCCCGTCCTGGATCATCCTGTGGAATGCCGAAGCGATTCTCGTCCACCTGCTCGACCAGGATCCGCGCCTCGCGCACGAGGCAGCGCGGTTCGTGCGTGCGGTCATGTGGGGGATGTTGCCGAGCCTCGCCTTCCTGGTGTTGCGCGCGTTCGTTGCCGCGCTCGAGAAACCGGCCTGGTCGCTGGTGGTGATGGTCGGGTTGCTGGTCGTCAACGCCGGGCTGAACTGGCTGCTGATCTTCGGCCATGCCGGCCTGCCTGCGCTCGGCCTGCTCGGCTCGGGCATGGCGAGCAGCATCGCGAACGGGCTGAGCTTCGTCGCGATGGCTGCCGTCATCGTCTACGCCCGGCCGTTCCGCCGCTATCGCCTGCTCGGTCGGTTCTGGCGCCCGGATTGGCCGCGCTACCGCGCGGTGTGGAAACTCGGGCTGCCGATCGCGATCACGCTCGGGTTCGAATCGACCGTGTTCATCGCCGCCGTCTTCCTCATGGGCCTGCTGGGCACCGTGCCGCTCGCCGCGCACGCGATCGCGATCCAGATCGCCAGCGTCACCTTCATGGTCCCGCTCGGCATCGCGCAGGCGGCGACGATCCGCGTCGGTCTCGCCTCGGGCCGGGGCGACCGCGCCGGGATCGGACGCGCCGGCTGGACCGCGTTCGCGATCGGCGAGGGCTTCATGGTGCTCACCGCGACGCTGCTCGTGCTCGCCCCGCAGCTCCTGATCGGCATCATCCTCGACGTCGATGCGCCTGCCAACGCGCCGGTCGTCACGCTGGCGATTTCGCTGCTCGCGGTGGCCGCGGTGTTCCAGGTCGTCGACGGCGCGCAGGTGATCGGCGCGGGGATGCTGCGCGGGCTTGGCGACACGACGGTGCCGATGGTCTTCGCGGCGATCGGCTATTGGGGGATCGGCATCGGTGTCGGCGCCTGGCTCGCCTTCGGTCGCGGTTGGGGTGGCGTCGGCATCTGGACCGGGCTTGCGACCGGTCTGGCCGTAGTTTCGGTGCTGATGATGGCGCGCTGGCACGCGCGCGAGCGGCTCGGCCTCGGCTGA
- a CDS encoding MAPEG family protein — MTHLPTELLLLGWSTVLLFAYVMVQGQTATRDRGLDWNAGPRDGAQKPLGETAGRAERALKNFQETYPVFVALALGLAVTDRTGGLGAIGAWLWFGARIAYIPLYLFGIRYVRSLCWLASILGLLLMLIRFL, encoded by the coding sequence ATGACGCATTTGCCTACCGAATTGCTGCTGCTCGGCTGGTCGACGGTCCTACTGTTTGCGTATGTCATGGTCCAGGGGCAGACCGCGACGCGCGACCGCGGACTCGACTGGAACGCCGGCCCACGCGACGGCGCGCAGAAGCCGCTGGGCGAAACGGCCGGCCGCGCCGAGCGCGCGCTCAAGAACTTCCAGGAAACCTATCCGGTGTTCGTCGCGCTAGCGCTCGGACTCGCGGTGACCGATCGCACCGGCGGACTCGGTGCGATTGGCGCTTGGCTGTGGTTCGGCGCGCGGATCGCGTACATCCCGTTGTACCTGTTCGGCATCCGCTACGTGCGCAGCCTGTGCTGGCTGGCGTCGATCCTCGGGCTGCTGCTGATGCTGATCCGTTTCCTCTGA
- the mmsB gene encoding 3-hydroxyisobutyrate dehydrogenase: protein MARIGFIGLGNMGGGMAANLAKKGHDVRAFDLSADALAKAKAAGCLPVASAAEAADGAEAIVTMLPAGKHVAEVYDTLFGVASPSAILIDCSTIDVATAKQVAEAAQAKGLAAVDAPVSGGIGAANAGTLTFMVGGSREAFDRAQPILADMGKAVIHAGANGAGQAAKICNNMILGATMIATCEAFVLAEKLGLDAQAFYDIASVSSGQSWSMTSYAPLPGIGPDTPADHDYQGGFAAALMLKDLRLAMAAAQDVGADTPMGAKAAERYEAFAAAGQGGLDFSAIIHSLRG, encoded by the coding sequence ATGGCACGCATCGGATTCATCGGGCTCGGCAACATGGGCGGGGGCATGGCCGCCAACCTCGCGAAGAAGGGCCATGACGTCCGCGCGTTCGACCTGAGCGCCGACGCGCTGGCCAAGGCGAAGGCGGCGGGCTGCTTGCCCGTCGCCTCCGCGGCCGAAGCAGCAGACGGCGCCGAGGCGATCGTGACGATGCTGCCGGCAGGCAAGCACGTCGCCGAGGTGTACGACACGCTGTTCGGCGTCGCGTCGCCGTCCGCGATCCTGATCGATTGCTCGACGATCGACGTCGCGACCGCCAAGCAGGTTGCCGAGGCGGCGCAGGCCAAGGGTCTCGCCGCGGTCGACGCGCCCGTCTCGGGCGGGATTGGCGCGGCCAATGCGGGCACGCTCACCTTCATGGTCGGCGGTTCGCGCGAGGCGTTCGATCGCGCGCAGCCGATCCTCGCCGACATGGGCAAGGCGGTGATCCACGCCGGCGCGAACGGGGCGGGGCAGGCGGCCAAGATCTGCAACAACATGATCCTCGGCGCGACGATGATCGCCACCTGTGAGGCGTTCGTTCTGGCGGAGAAGCTCGGGCTCGACGCACAGGCGTTCTACGACATCGCGAGCGTGTCCTCGGGGCAGAGCTGGTCGATGACGAGCTATGCGCCACTCCCCGGGATCGGTCCCGATACGCCCGCCGATCACGACTATCAGGGCGGGTTCGCAGCCGCGCTGATGCTGAAGGATTTGCGCCTCGCAATGGCTGCGGCACAGGACGTCGGGGCGGATACGCCGATGGGCGCGAAGGCCGCGGAGCGCTACGAGGCGTTCGCGGCGGCCGGGCAGGGTGGGCTCGACTTCTCGGCGATCATTCATAGCCTCCGCGGCTAA
- a CDS encoding enoyl-CoA hydratase — protein MADYETILVEQRGGVTLVTLNRPQALNALNSQVLADLIAAFAAFDADPSQGCAVLTGSAKAFAAGADIKEMQSQGFADMYASNFFAGWEQVTRTRKPIIAAVAGYALGGGCEVAMMCDFILAADTAKFGQPEIKLAVSPGMGGSQRLTHAVGKAKAMEMVLTGRMMDAVEAERAGLVSRIIPADELVEEAVKTAATIAAMAPLAVLANKEMVNAAFETSLSHGVQFERRLFHGLFGTADQSEGMAAFVEKRAGNWTGK, from the coding sequence ATGGCCGATTACGAAACGATCCTCGTCGAGCAGCGCGGTGGCGTCACGCTCGTCACGCTGAACCGGCCGCAGGCGCTCAACGCGCTCAATTCGCAGGTGCTCGCCGACCTCATCGCCGCGTTTGCCGCGTTCGATGCGGATCCGTCGCAGGGCTGCGCGGTGCTGACCGGCTCGGCCAAGGCGTTCGCGGCGGGCGCGGACATCAAGGAGATGCAGAGCCAGGGCTTTGCCGACATGTATGCGAGCAACTTCTTCGCCGGCTGGGAACAGGTGACGCGGACGCGCAAGCCGATCATCGCCGCGGTCGCGGGCTATGCGCTGGGCGGCGGCTGCGAGGTCGCGATGATGTGCGACTTCATCCTCGCCGCCGACACCGCCAAGTTCGGCCAGCCCGAGATCAAGCTCGCCGTCTCCCCCGGCATGGGCGGGTCGCAGCGCCTCACGCATGCGGTCGGCAAGGCCAAGGCGATGGAGATGGTGCTCACCGGCCGGATGATGGATGCGGTCGAGGCCGAGCGCGCAGGGCTGGTCTCGCGGATCATCCCCGCCGACGAGCTGGTCGAGGAAGCGGTGAAGACCGCCGCCACCATCGCCGCGATGGCGCCGCTCGCGGTTCTGGCGAACAAGGAAATGGTCAACGCGGCGTTCGAGACGAGCCTGTCGCACGGCGTCCAGTTCGAGCGGCGGCTGTTCCACGGGCTGTTCGGCACTGCGGACCAGAGCGAAGGCATGGCTGCGTTCGTCGAGAAGCGCGCGGGGAACTGGACAGGGAAGTAA